The window AGATAAAACAAATCGTGGAAACATCATGTCAGTGAAAGGTTTTCACTATTTTATGGCGGGGTCTATCAGCGAATGATTGTAAGAGGATCGACTGCTATTTTGTTATCTGTCAAACAAAATAGCAGTTGTTGATCCATTTGGCTGATTACGGTTTTAATCCTAGAGCAGCTCCAAACCATTGAGAAGCGATCGTAAAGCAAATGTATGCGCATAGTTCACTGATTTGTTGCTCCGTAAAGGTAGTTTTCAACAGTTGAACAGTAGAATTTCCGGGCGAACCGTTCGTTTTCAACATGACTTCCGCGAAAGCGGCAGCAAGACTTGTAGATTCATCCAACTTTGATAAATCGGGCTTTCCTTTCGCTTTGCAATATTCACATTGGTTTTGCTGCGCCAATGATCTTCTGATTTGTTCCTTTAAATCAGCTGAAAGTAATGAATCTTCCGAAAGCACGTTGCTTAGTGCGTTCCATTTTTCTAATATTTCCTTATTGTGTCCTAACAACTGTTGAAAGGGGGTTTCCCCATTTTTTGAAAATGAAATTCTGGCTTCCATATTCTCACTCCTTTTCTTTTATTATAAAATGTGGATATTGAATTACCATTTCAAATATAATGAAAATAAAAATAATATATTTTATATGAAATGAATTTTAAAAGGATGGTTTGTAAATGAAAATAGACGAAATCGATATACGAATTTTGCAGGAATTGAAGAAAAATGCACGGTTGTCGATGAGAGAACTAGGCAAAAAAATAAACCTTTCCCCTCCGTCCGTAGCAGAGCGGGTAAGACGATTGGAAGATCAAGGTGTCATTGAAGGATATACGGTTTCCATTAATCGAAAAAAATTAGGGTTTGCGATCGATTGTTTGATAGAAGTATCGATTAAAAATGGCGAATATCAACGTTTTCAGCAATATATTGAGAGTCATCCTCGGATGGTGTTTTGTTATCGAATTACCGGGGAATCTTGTTATATGGTCAAGCTGTCTGTCGTGAGTTTAAAGGAAATCGAAGATTTTATTAATGAGGTATGTACTTTTGCTAAAACCGTTTCCCATATCGTGATTTCGGAAGTGAAGCCCCAACCTGATGCAGAGTGGCAGCTGCCTATTTTACAAAATGAAAAATAGAAAGGCGGGGATTTGGCTTTATTTTGAATCATTTTTGCCTTGGGGAAAAGGGGAATGCTTGCTGTCAATTTTTTAATAAACAGAATTATCGAATAAATATGCCTGTTGTTATTTTAAAGATATTTAGAAATAATTTTTATTTAGTATAATGAAATAGGATAGGACAATATTCAAGCTGAATCAGGGGTGTTAATGTGATACAAGCTATGAAAAATCAGAGTAATCTGCGCCCCTGTCTTTATATTGGTTCATCAGTGCCGAGATAAAGACCACGTTAATTTCTTATTTTTAAAAGAAGGGTGCAACGATGATGGATGCAGTTTTTACTCCACTTGGAGATTCAGCCGTGACGATTGATTTCGGAGAAGGAATCTCATTAGAGAAAAACCGAAAAATTTTGAATCTGGCAAACGCCATAAATGAGAAGCCGTTTCATGGATTTTTAGAGGCCGTTCCTGCATATACAACTTTAACGGTTTTTTACAATCCGGTTGAAGTGGGCGGGAATGATCCGTATGAGCAGGTTTGCCAACAATTGAAGGAGCGAATGAATCATGGGATCCAGTATAAGATTCCGAAAAGAAAAGTGTGCATTCCCGTTTGTTATGATGAGGAATTTGGTCTTGATTTAGAAGAAGTGGCCAAATCAAACGGCTTATCAGTCGAAAAAGTGATTGAAATTCATTCATCCGCCAGCTATCACGTTTATTTTCTTGGCTTTGCCCCAGGGTTTCCTTTTTTGGGAGGAATGGATCCATCCATCGCGACTCCAAGAAAAAAATCACCCCGACTGAAAGTTCCGGCAGGTTCGGTTGGAATTGCCGGATATCAAACAGGGATTTATCCGATAGAAACACCTGGAGGCTGGCAGATAATAGGCAGAACTCCAATTTCTTTATTTCATCCTGATCGAAATCCGCCCACCTTTTTGCTTCCGGGTGATGAGATTCGATTTGTTCCGATTACAAAAGACGTTTATGAAAATTGGGAGGATCAAACATGGGAATTCACGTCACAAAAGGAGGAATGTTAACGGTTGTTCAGGATTTGGGGCGATTCGGATACCAGTCCTACGGTTTTATTGTAAGCGGCGCCATGGATGCTTTTGCCATGAAAATAGCGAATATCACGGTAGGGAATCCTGAAAACGAAGCGGTATTAGAAATGAATTTCGTCGGACCGACATTGCTGTTTGAGGAAGATATGGTGATCAGTTTATTTGGTGCGGATATGTTGCCTGAAAAAAATGGAGAGGCGATTGCACACGGTAAACCGATCTCTGTGAAAAAAGGAGATGTTCTTCGGTTCCATGCGGCGGTGAAAGGAAGCCGCTGCTATTTAGCCGTAAAAGGGGGATTTGATCTTCCCCCTGTTTTAAACAGCAAAAGTACTCATTTAAGCGCAAAAATTGGCGGGTTTCATGGAAGAAAACTCGAGTCCGGGGACAGGATTCCGATTCGACAGCCCAGCCGGATCCTTCCTGTTTCTTGGGGGATTGGAAACAGCTATCGCCATTATATAGGAACGGAAGACCATACGATTCGATTTGTGAAAGGCCGACAATATGATTGGTTTACGGAAGAAGCGATTTCCCGATTTCAATCCGAGACGTTTCAAATTACTCCTCAGTCGGATCGAATGGGATATCGTTTAGAAGGACCTTCCTTAAGTTTGAAGAAAAACAAGGAATTAATCACAGAGGGAGCAACGTTTGGCTCCATACAAGTGCCTCCGAACGGTCAGCCCATTATCTTGATGGCCGACAGACAACCAACGGGCGGCTATCCAAAGATTGGCCAGGTGATTCAGGCGGATTTGCCGAAACTGAGTCAAATGCGGCCCGGAGATACGATCCAATTTCAGGAGATTAGCTTGAAAGAAGCGCAGCAAATACTGATCCAAGTCCATCGAGAGCTTGCGTATTTAAAAGCGGCTGTCAAATTAAAATGGAGGGATGTTGCCTATGTTTAAAGTGGATCTCAATTGTGATATGGGAGAAAGTTTTGGTCGGTATACTCTTGGCAATGACAAAGAAATGATGGCTTATATCTCCTCGGCCAACATTGCCTGCGGTTTTCATGCGGGCGATCCGAACATCATGGATCAAACCGTAAAGCTGGCATTAGAGCACGACGTAAGTATTGGCGCCCATCCCGGTTTATTGGATTTACACGGCTTCGGCCGAAGAAATACCCAGATTACCCCTGAAGAGGCTTATCAGCTGGTTGTCTATCAAGTGGGTGCATTGCAAGGATTCGTTCAAGCGAATGGTGGAAAACTCCATCATGTGAAACCGCATGGTGCGCTCTATAATATGGCCGCCGTCCATAAAGAACTGGCGGATGCTATTGCCTTGGCTGTTTACCGGATCGATCCTGAAATCGTATTGTATGGACTTTCCAACAGTGAATTGACGAAAGCAGGTGAAGCGATCGGTCTTAAAGTCGCGCATGAAGTGTTTGCTGATCGCACTTATCAAAAAGATGGAACATTAACGCCGAGAAACATGCCGAATGCTTTGATTACGAGTGAAGAAGCCGCCATCCGACAAGTAGTGAAAATGGTAAAAGAACAAAAAGTGGCCACAGCCGATCAACATGAAATCAGGATTCAAGCAGATACGATTTGCCTCCATGGAGACGGACGGAATGCTCTTTTATTTGCCAAGCGTATTCATGAAATATTTCAAGCAGAAGGAATTAAAATCGAGACCGTCTAGAATTCGATAAAGGAAGAAAAGAGAATGGCGCCTTTACCGAGACAAAAAAGAAAAAGGATTAATCGTTTCCGCTTTTTAGCCCGTTTGTGATAGAAGAATCAATAGCAACACCGTACCGAAGCTCTTCTTAAACTTTCAGGCTGGTCCCACTGTTGTACCGGTGGACCAGCCTGGTGAATTCAAGAGTTTACCAGCGGTGTGCTTTCGCGTTTCTTCTTAAAATAAAATTGGTTTTTGACATTTCAGTATGCCCGTTCACTTGTGATTTGGAGCGTTTCGGTCTTGTCCAATTGTGGTGAAAAAGTTCTGAGTGCGGATCAAGCTGATCTTTATAACTCATCTTATCACCTCTTTGAAAGGATAGGCGATATTCAACGAGGAATATCATATATAGGTTTTGTAACATCGAAAGAAATATTCTTTCGATGAAGCATTAGTGCTTTTCCAATTTTCCCAAAATAAAATAAGAGGA of the Bacillus smithii genome contains:
- a CDS encoding carboxymuconolactone decarboxylase family protein, which produces MEARISFSKNGETPFQQLLGHNKEILEKWNALSNVLSEDSLLSADLKEQIRRSLAQQNQCEYCKAKGKPDLSKLDESTSLAAAFAEVMLKTNGSPGNSTVQLLKTTFTEQQISELCAYICFTIASQWFGAALGLKP
- a CDS encoding Lrp/AsnC family transcriptional regulator, translated to MKIDEIDIRILQELKKNARLSMRELGKKINLSPPSVAERVRRLEDQGVIEGYTVSINRKKLGFAIDCLIEVSIKNGEYQRFQQYIESHPRMVFCYRITGESCYMVKLSVVSLKEIEDFINEVCTFAKTVSHIVISEVKPQPDAEWQLPILQNEK
- the pxpB gene encoding 5-oxoprolinase subunit PxpB, whose translation is MMDAVFTPLGDSAVTIDFGEGISLEKNRKILNLANAINEKPFHGFLEAVPAYTTLTVFYNPVEVGGNDPYEQVCQQLKERMNHGIQYKIPKRKVCIPVCYDEEFGLDLEEVAKSNGLSVEKVIEIHSSASYHVYFLGFAPGFPFLGGMDPSIATPRKKSPRLKVPAGSVGIAGYQTGIYPIETPGGWQIIGRTPISLFHPDRNPPTFLLPGDEIRFVPITKDVYENWEDQTWEFTSQKEEC
- a CDS encoding biotin-dependent carboxyltransferase family protein: MGIHVTKGGMLTVVQDLGRFGYQSYGFIVSGAMDAFAMKIANITVGNPENEAVLEMNFVGPTLLFEEDMVISLFGADMLPEKNGEAIAHGKPISVKKGDVLRFHAAVKGSRCYLAVKGGFDLPPVLNSKSTHLSAKIGGFHGRKLESGDRIPIRQPSRILPVSWGIGNSYRHYIGTEDHTIRFVKGRQYDWFTEEAISRFQSETFQITPQSDRMGYRLEGPSLSLKKNKELITEGATFGSIQVPPNGQPIILMADRQPTGGYPKIGQVIQADLPKLSQMRPGDTIQFQEISLKEAQQILIQVHRELAYLKAAVKLKWRDVAYV
- a CDS encoding LamB/YcsF family protein; its protein translation is MFKVDLNCDMGESFGRYTLGNDKEMMAYISSANIACGFHAGDPNIMDQTVKLALEHDVSIGAHPGLLDLHGFGRRNTQITPEEAYQLVVYQVGALQGFVQANGGKLHHVKPHGALYNMAAVHKELADAIALAVYRIDPEIVLYGLSNSELTKAGEAIGLKVAHEVFADRTYQKDGTLTPRNMPNALITSEEAAIRQVVKMVKEQKVATADQHEIRIQADTICLHGDGRNALLFAKRIHEIFQAEGIKIETV
- a CDS encoding YpzG family protein; this translates as MSYKDQLDPHSELFHHNWTRPKRSKSQVNGHTEMSKTNFILRRNAKAHRW